A single window of Hyla sarda isolate aHylSar1 chromosome 2, aHylSar1.hap1, whole genome shotgun sequence DNA harbors:
- the LOC130357227 gene encoding gastrula zinc finger protein XlCGF8.2DB-like yields MKSLQESSGGTMSGLENPISENGEKPFSCPECVKSFSQKSNLENHIKTHTGEKPFSCPECVKSFTRKENLVEHMRTHTGEKPFSCPECVKSFTQKATLLHHMRTHTGEKPFSCPECVKSFSHKSHLVIHMRTHTGEKPFSCPECVKCFSHKSTLVEHMGTHTGEKTFSCPECVKCFTHKTNLEKHMRTHTGEKPFSCPECMKSFSHKSSLVEHLRTHTGEKPFSCPECVKSFRHKSSLVEHMRTHTGEKPFSCPECLKSFTQKPTLLHHMRTHTGEKPFSCPQCVKCFTHKTNLKNHIRTHTKEK; encoded by the exons ATGAAATCTTTGCAGGAAAGTTCTGGAGGAACAATGAGTGGACTAGAAAACCCCATATCAGAGAATG gagagaagccattttcatgtccagaatgtgtgaagAGTTTTAGTCAAAAATCAAATCTTGAAAATCATATAAAAACTCACacgggagagaagccattttcatgtccggaaTGTGTGAAGAGTTTTACACGAAAAGAAAATCTTGTGGaacatatgagaactcacacaggagagaagccattttcatgtccagaatgtgtgaagAGTTTTACACAGAAAGCAACTCTTTTACatcatatgagaactcacacaggagagaagccattttcatgtccagaatgtgtaaAGAGTTTTAGTCATAAATCACATCTTGTGAtacatatgagaactcacacaggagagaaaccattttcatgtccggAATGTGTGAAGTGTTTTAGTCATAAATCAACTCTTGTGGAACATAtgggaactcacacaggagagaagacaTTTTCATGTCCGGAATGTGTGAAGTGTTTTACACACAAAACAAATCTTGAAAaacatatgagaactcacacaggggagaagccattttcatgtccggaaTGTATGAAGAGTTTTAGTCATAAATCAAGTCTTGTGGAACatctgagaactcacacaggagagaagccattttcatgtccggaaTGCGTGAAGAGTTTTAGGCATAAATCAAGTCTTGTGGaacatatgagaactcacacaggagagaaaccattttcatgtccggAATGTCTGAAGAGTTTTACACAGAAACCAACTCTTTTGCatcatatgagaactcacacaggagagaagccattttcatgtccgcaATGTGTGAAGTGTTTTACACACAAAACAAATCTTAAAAATCATATCAGAACTCACACGAAAGAGAAGTAA